One Haloferax litoreum genomic window, GCACCACCGAGAGAATCATCGACAGCGGGATGATTCGACCGGGATTCTTAATTTCACCCGCGACGGTGGCGATGATCTCGAAGCCGAGAAAAGAGATGAAGACGATGCCAGTCGTGGCGACGACACCACCGGGTCCGAAGGGGGCGAACGGTTCGAGGTTCCCAGGGTCGATGAAGAACACGCCGACTGCGACGAACACGAGGATGATGGCAGTCTCGACCCCAATGGTGACGTTCTGGAAGGCGCTAGACTCCTCGGTGCCGTAATAATTGACCCCAAGGAGGAGGACAAGACCGACGAGCCCGAGGCCGACGATGAAGACCCGTCCGTCGAGGAACGGAATCGGTTCGACGAGATACTGCCCGAAGCCAATCATGTAGAACGCGCTCGCGAACATCAGCCCTGTCCACATACCCCAGCCGACGATGGCCCCGAAGAGTCCGCCGAGTGCGCGATTGACGTAGTGATAGCTCCCGCCAGCGATGGGCATCCCGGTCGCCAGCTCGGAAAGCGAGAGTGCCGCGAGTAGCGCGACGAAGCCAGCGATAGCGTAAGATATCGAACTTGCGGGGCCAGCGGTTTCAGCGGCGATGCCTGGGAGGATGAATATTCCCGCACCGATCATCGTTCCCCCACCGAGCGTCATCGCTTCGACGAATCCGAGCGTACGTTCGAGTTCGTTCCCCTCGACGCTCATCTCTCCCACCCCCATCCCGTGGCGTCTACGTTCACTCGACATCCCTCACGATGAGCGCTGGGACGTCGAGCGCGTCGACGATTGCCGAGAGAACGTTCCCGATGATGCGCTCGCGGAGCGAGGGGTCGGTCTCGCCGAGGACGACGAGGTCGTACTCTGCTCCGAGTTCGACAATGTCGGTCTGTGGGTCACCACCCTTCGAGAGCTGCCAGTCGACCCTGTCGCGTCCGACTCCGTACTCGACGAGGCGGTCGACGGCACCCATGAGGAGTAATTCTCCCTGAGTTGGATCGGTGTCTTCTGGGACCGAGTGGAACAGGGTGGCGGTCTCGTTGCCCGCGAGCAACAGGTCGGCGACGACAGCAAGGATTCGGTTGAGGTTCACGTCCCCGCGAAGAGGAACGAGGACACGCTCGACGACCGTCGAACGACCAGCCGTCAGCACTGCGTCGCAGTCGTACTCGTCCGCGATGCGGTCGATGGTGGCCTCACGGTCGTGCGTGAAGACGAGCACCTCGGCGGGATCACCGTGCTCGTCGGCGACTGCGTCTAGCCGGTCGGTGGCCTTGGAACCGTACTGGTCCCTGAGCAGTGCCGGTTCGGCCTGGTCCGGTACCGGAAAGTACCCGAGTAAAACCACCTCGACGGCGCCGAGATGGTCGAGGACGTCGAGGGGTGGCGGCTCTGTCCCCGAGACATCGACCGGGACGAGAATCCTCAGCTCGTCGATACGCGTCATGATGTCTCGACAATTCTCTCCCGGGCCGTTTCAATCCTTCGCGGGGGTGGAGGCGTCTCCGTACACCGGAGGGACCCACGTTCCAGTGAGCAGCGGTCCGAATTGTCGAACGGTAAATCTAGGGCTTCGTCGAGGGGTTGTCCCCCGTTCTTCCTGCTCTCGTCCCTGAAACGAACCCAGCCGGTTTGTTGCACTCACCCACTGTATGTTGTACGCACCCCCAGCGAGCAACAGTTCGCCGAGCCAAGTGATACGCCTGCTCAACGAACCGGAGCAACCGCGACTTCGGAGGGGCTTCCATCCGGCCAAACTACTGGGCGAACCTGTGACTCTTCGAGAATCTCAACAGAGCCATCTTTCCCTGATAAACATGAATAGGTGGTGGTGACGGGCGTCTCGGGGTCACCTAACGAGAGGCTACGGTCCTCGTCGGTCGAGGTTGTCTTCGAGTGCCGCGACAACTGCCTCGTCGTCGTTGAAGAGGTCGTATCGCCGACATCGAACGTCGACGTAGGGCAACGCTCGGTGGAGGACGATTGCGTTGTCGGTCACGCTGAAGCCATCGAACCTGGACCACGGGATGAGCCGACGTTGGACGAACCATCGACTCTCTCTGCGCTGTTCTAGCCCCGCCGACGTCGCGCGATACGTGCGCTTGGAAGCCAATGATCTGAGCCCGATGACGAGTACCATTCCGAAAGGCAGGACTGGAGTTACCGCCCTCCACCCCAGTTGCCAGAAAGCCAAGCCAGCAAGTAGGCCAACGACGGCAAGCACGCCTGCCATCAACTTGATTCGAGTTCGGTGTGGCCACGCTGCCGACCATTCGATGGCGACGTGGGCATCGTCGACCGTCGCGGTAGCCAGTCGGGAACGGGCCATGAGAACGAGGTGGCTGCCCAGTGACGTGGCAACTATCCCGAGGAAGAAGCCGATGAAGCTAACGAGAGTGGTAGT contains:
- a CDS encoding universal stress protein; amino-acid sequence: MTRIDELRILVPVDVSGTEPPPLDVLDHLGAVEVVLLGYFPVPDQAEPALLRDQYGSKATDRLDAVADEHGDPAEVLVFTHDREATIDRIADEYDCDAVLTAGRSTVVERVLVPLRGDVNLNRILAVVADLLLAGNETATLFHSVPEDTDPTQGELLLMGAVDRLVEYGVGRDRVDWQLSKGGDPQTDIVELGAEYDLVVLGETDPSLRERIIGNVLSAIVDALDVPALIVRDVE